In one Hymenobacter sp. DG25B genomic region, the following are encoded:
- the rpmA gene encoding 50S ribosomal protein L27, which yields MAHKKGVGSSNNGRESHSKRLGVKIFGGQAIISGNIIVRQRGTKHHPGQNVGIGKDHTLFAMIDGTVQFRKGRKDRSFVSVVPAEVDAAEVHTSATESAEDNK from the coding sequence ATGGCACATAAGAAAGGCGTAGGCTCTTCCAACAACGGCCGCGAGTCGCATTCCAAGCGTCTGGGCGTGAAAATCTTCGGTGGCCAGGCCATCATTTCCGGCAACATCATCGTGCGTCAGCGTGGCACCAAGCACCACCCTGGCCAGAACGTGGGTATTGGTAAGGACCACACCCTGTTCGCTATGATTGATGGTACCGTGCAGTTCCGCAAGGGCCGCAAAGACCGTTCGTTCGTATCGGTAGTACCTGCAGAGGTAGACGCTGCTGAGGTGCACACCTCAGCTACGGAGTCGGCTGAAGACAACAAGTAA
- the rplU gene encoding 50S ribosomal protein L21: MYAIVNIAGKQTKVEANKFVYAHRLAGNVGDKVELGKALLTDDNGTLTIGAPLLDVAVTGTILEHVKGDKVLVFKKKRRKGYKKLNGHRQQFTKVMINSIG, translated from the coding sequence ATGTACGCAATCGTCAACATAGCTGGCAAGCAGACCAAGGTCGAAGCCAATAAATTTGTATACGCTCACCGACTGGCCGGCAACGTCGGCGACAAGGTGGAGTTGGGCAAAGCCCTGCTGACCGATGACAACGGTACGCTGACCATCGGCGCGCCCTTGCTGGACGTAGCCGTAACGGGTACTATTCTGGAGCACGTAAAGGGTGATAAAGTCCTGGTGTTCAAGAAGAAGCGCCGTAAGGGATACAAGAAGCTGAACGGTCACCGTCAGCAGTTCACCAAAGTAATGATCAACAGCATCGGCTAA
- a CDS encoding ribonucleoside-diphosphate reductase small subunit, which translates to MEPLLVENPNRFVLFPIQHDTVWQMYKKAEASFWTAEEIDLSQDQKDWEALNDGERHFISHVLAFFAASDGIVNENLAVNFMQEVQMPEARCFYGFQIMMENIHSETYSLLIDTYIKDPKEKDRLFNALETVPCVKKKGEWALKWINSEDFAERIIAFAAVEGIFFSGSFCSIFWLKKRGLMPGLTFSNELISRDEGLHCDFACLLYEKYLVNKLPEARVHAIIRDAVTIEQEFVTDALPVNLIGMNAKAMSQYIEFVADRLLQSLGYSKIYNATNPFDFMEMISLQGKTNFFEKRVAEYQKAGVMSERTENAFSLDEDF; encoded by the coding sequence ATGGAACCTTTGCTCGTCGAAAATCCCAACCGCTTTGTTCTGTTCCCCATTCAGCACGATACGGTGTGGCAGATGTACAAGAAAGCCGAAGCCTCCTTCTGGACGGCCGAGGAAATCGACCTGAGCCAGGACCAGAAGGACTGGGAAGCCCTCAACGATGGGGAGCGACACTTCATCAGCCACGTGCTGGCCTTCTTCGCTGCCTCCGATGGCATTGTGAATGAGAACCTGGCCGTGAACTTCATGCAGGAAGTGCAGATGCCCGAGGCGCGCTGCTTCTACGGTTTCCAGATCATGATGGAAAACATCCATTCGGAAACCTACTCCCTGCTGATTGACACTTACATCAAAGACCCCAAGGAAAAGGACCGCCTCTTCAACGCGCTGGAAACCGTTCCCTGCGTGAAGAAGAAAGGCGAGTGGGCCCTGAAGTGGATTAACTCCGAAGACTTTGCCGAGCGCATCATTGCCTTCGCAGCCGTAGAAGGCATTTTCTTCTCGGGCTCGTTCTGCTCCATTTTCTGGCTGAAGAAGCGCGGCCTCATGCCGGGCCTCACCTTCAGCAACGAGCTCATCAGCCGCGACGAGGGCCTGCACTGCGACTTTGCCTGCCTGCTCTACGAGAAGTACCTGGTAAACAAGCTGCCCGAGGCCCGCGTGCACGCCATCATCCGCGACGCCGTAACCATTGAGCAGGAGTTTGTAACCGATGCCCTGCCCGTGAACCTGATTGGCATGAATGCCAAGGCCATGTCGCAGTACATCGAGTTTGTGGCCGACCGCCTGCTGCAAAGCCTGGGCTACAGCAAAATCTACAACGCCACCAACCCCTTCGACTTCATGGAAATGATTTCCCTGCAGGGCAAAACCAACTTCTTCGAGAAGCGCGTAGCCGAGTACCAGAAAGCCGGCGTCATGAGTGAGCGTACCGAAAACGCCTTTTCGCTGGACGAGGATTTTTAA
- a CDS encoding endonuclease domain-containing protein: MSDTRHVHNHPHQKSTRRELRNNLTPAEATLWRALQRSQLGGRKFRRQHSIGPYIVDFYCASEKLIVELDGAGHYTASGEAHDVERTAYLTGLGLRVLRFENQLVLAQLDGVLAGIAAAYGTDDVVQRLSTTPNPSSAEEGN; encoded by the coding sequence ATGTCGGATACTCGCCACGTTCATAATCACCCGCATCAGAAAAGCACCCGGCGGGAATTGCGGAACAACCTTACCCCTGCCGAGGCCACCTTGTGGCGGGCACTTCAGCGCAGCCAGCTAGGCGGCCGGAAATTCCGCCGACAGCACAGCATCGGACCCTATATCGTTGACTTCTACTGCGCCTCTGAAAAGCTGATTGTGGAACTGGATGGTGCCGGGCATTACACGGCAAGCGGCGAAGCACACGATGTGGAAAGAACAGCTTACCTGACGGGGCTAGGGCTGCGGGTGTTGCGGTTTGAGAATCAGCTGGTGCTGGCGCAACTGGATGGTGTGCTGGCAGGAATTGCAGCGGCTTATGGTACTGATGATGTTGTTCAACGATTATCAACCACCCCTAACCCCTCCTCAGCTGAGGAGGGGAACTAG
- a CDS encoding ribonucleoside-diphosphate reductase subunit alpha: MLVLKRDGRRESVKFDKVTARIEKLCYGLNMMFVSPVEVAKKVIDGIYDGVTTVELDNLAAETAASLTTKHPDYAILAARIAVSNLHKVTSKSFSSTMKRLYTYEDPKTGENASLIAKDVWEVIHKHAATLDSAIIYDRDYSYDYFGFKTLERSYLLRVDGKVVERPQHMLMRVAIGIHKDDLESAIETYNLMSERWFTHATPTLFNAGSPKPQLSSCFLLTMKDDSITGIYDTLKNCAQISQSAGGIGLSIHNVRATGSYIKGTNGTSNGIIPMLKVFNDTARYVDQGGGKRKGAFAIYIEPWHADIFDFLDLKKNHGKEENRARDLFYALWTPDLFMKRVEANADWTLMCPNECPGLGDTWGKDFERLYEKYEREGRGRKTIKAQELWFSILESQQETGTPYMLFKDAANSKSNQQNLGTIKSSNLCTEIMEYTDENEIAVCNLASLALPRYLKEENGTVMFDHDKLYEVTYHATKNLNKVIDINYYPVPEAERSNRRHRPIGLGVQGLADTFIALRMPFESDEASGLNKDIFETIYFAAMTASKDLAMKDGAYETFQGSPLSQGKFQFDLWGVTPDSGRWDWDTLRQQVMEHGVRNSLLVAPMPTASTAQILGNNESFEPYTSNIYVRRVLSGEFMVVNKHLLKDLVKLGIWNDQMKTAIIAANGSVQDIPNIPQHIKDLYKTVWEISQRRIIDMSADRGAYICQSQSLNLHVQNVNFGKLTSMHFHSWKKGLKTGMYYLRTKAAADAIKFTVQKQAAETLEPMNVADQAAAMACSLDNPDACEACGS, from the coding sequence ATGCTGGTACTCAAACGCGACGGTCGCCGCGAATCCGTGAAATTCGACAAAGTCACGGCACGCATTGAAAAGCTCTGTTACGGGCTTAACATGATGTTCGTATCGCCGGTGGAGGTGGCCAAAAAGGTCATTGATGGCATTTACGACGGCGTAACCACCGTAGAGCTGGACAACCTGGCCGCGGAAACTGCCGCCTCGCTCACCACCAAGCACCCCGACTACGCTATTCTGGCGGCGCGCATTGCCGTGAGCAACCTGCACAAGGTTACCTCCAAGTCGTTCAGCAGCACCATGAAGCGGCTGTACACCTACGAGGACCCCAAAACCGGCGAAAACGCTTCCCTCATTGCCAAAGACGTGTGGGAAGTAATTCACAAGCACGCCGCTACCCTGGACTCGGCCATCATCTATGACCGGGACTACAGCTACGACTACTTCGGCTTTAAAACCCTCGAGCGGAGCTACCTGCTGCGCGTAGACGGCAAAGTGGTAGAGCGGCCCCAGCACATGCTCATGCGTGTCGCCATTGGCATCCATAAGGACGATCTGGAGTCGGCTATTGAGACCTACAACCTCATGAGCGAGCGGTGGTTCACGCACGCCACGCCTACGCTGTTCAACGCCGGCTCGCCCAAGCCCCAGCTCAGCTCCTGCTTCCTGCTCACGATGAAGGACGACTCCATCACGGGCATTTACGACACGCTGAAAAACTGCGCCCAGATTTCGCAGAGCGCCGGCGGCATTGGCCTGAGCATTCACAACGTGCGCGCCACCGGTTCCTACATCAAAGGCACCAACGGCACCTCAAACGGCATCATCCCGATGCTGAAAGTGTTTAACGACACGGCCCGCTACGTAGACCAGGGCGGCGGAAAGCGCAAAGGCGCCTTCGCCATCTACATTGAGCCCTGGCACGCCGATATCTTCGACTTCCTGGATCTGAAGAAGAACCACGGCAAGGAGGAAAACCGCGCCCGCGACCTGTTCTACGCCCTCTGGACGCCCGACCTGTTCATGAAGCGCGTGGAAGCCAACGCCGACTGGACGCTGATGTGCCCCAACGAGTGCCCCGGCCTGGGCGACACCTGGGGTAAGGACTTCGAGCGCCTCTACGAGAAGTATGAGCGCGAAGGCCGCGGCCGCAAAACCATTAAGGCGCAGGAGCTGTGGTTCTCTATTCTGGAAAGCCAGCAGGAGACCGGCACGCCCTACATGCTGTTCAAGGACGCCGCCAACAGCAAGAGCAACCAGCAGAACCTCGGCACCATTAAGTCCTCCAACCTGTGCACCGAGATTATGGAGTACACCGACGAGAACGAAATTGCGGTGTGCAACCTGGCTTCCCTGGCGCTGCCGCGCTACCTCAAAGAAGAAAACGGCACCGTGATGTTCGACCACGACAAGCTGTACGAGGTAACGTACCACGCCACCAAGAACCTGAACAAGGTAATTGACATCAACTACTACCCCGTGCCCGAGGCGGAGCGCAGCAACCGCCGCCACCGCCCCATCGGGCTGGGTGTGCAGGGGCTGGCCGATACGTTCATTGCGCTGCGCATGCCCTTCGAGAGCGACGAGGCCAGCGGACTGAACAAGGACATCTTCGAAACCATCTACTTCGCGGCCATGACGGCCTCCAAGGACCTGGCCATGAAGGACGGCGCCTACGAAACCTTCCAGGGCTCGCCCCTGAGCCAGGGCAAGTTCCAGTTTGATCTGTGGGGCGTAACGCCCGACTCGGGCCGTTGGGACTGGGATACCCTGCGCCAGCAGGTAATGGAGCACGGCGTGCGCAACTCGCTGCTGGTAGCGCCCATGCCTACGGCCAGCACGGCCCAGATTCTGGGTAATAACGAGTCGTTTGAGCCGTATACCTCCAACATTTACGTGCGCCGCGTGCTCAGCGGCGAGTTTATGGTGGTGAACAAGCACCTGCTGAAGGACCTGGTGAAGCTGGGCATCTGGAACGACCAGATGAAGACGGCCATCATTGCCGCCAACGGCTCGGTGCAGGACATCCCCAACATTCCGCAGCACATCAAGGACCTGTACAAAACGGTGTGGGAGATTTCGCAGCGCCGCATTATTGATATGTCCGCTGACCGGGGCGCCTACATCTGCCAGAGCCAGAGCCTGAACCTGCACGTGCAGAACGTGAACTTTGGTAAGCTCACCAGCATGCACTTCCACAGCTGGAAGAAGGGCCTGAAAACCGGCATGTACTACCTGCGCACCAAAGCCGCCGCCGATGCCATCAAGTTCACGGTGCAGAAGCAAGCCGCCGAAACCCTGGAGCCCATGAACGTAGCCGACCAGGCCGCCGCCATGGCCTGCTCCCTGGATAATCCGGACGCCTGCGAGGCGTGTGGTTCGTAA